CTCTAGTCAAAGGAACAACCTAGCAGATTCCTAAAAATATTGTAACTGTTGCGTCCAGACTCATCCTCAACACATATCAACCACCAAGGTAAAAATTTGCAAAGCTAAGATCTCTAGGATGGAAGAAGTTGAGTTCCAAGGTTTACAACTCTCGTGGTGTCTATCATACTGAGATGCAGGTGAAGTGATAGGGGATTTACAGACTGCACTCGCAGGATTTACAACTCTCTTGCAAGTTCAGTTGATTTAAGGGTGCTTCTGTACTGTTATATACATGCTTGGTTTGTCCTTACCCCTTATAGAGACTCTAATAGGAGGTTCCAAatgaatcataaaaaatatactGGTGTGGTCTGTTTGTGCGTCGTTTAGTTTCAACTTTAAGAACAGATTTGTTCTTGTATGGGTTTGGTTCCACAATATACCAATGCTACTTTAGACAGCAAATCTAGCCGTTGAAGTGATACGTGGAAGGTCGACATTTAGAGGTTACACCTCATAGCTTATTTAGGAACAGCGCTAGCTTGTTCAGGAACAAAAGGTTGCACTATGCATCCTAAAATAGTTTAAAAGCCCTTACCGAAGTGAATCCGACGCACATAATACTGAATCCAGGGAAATGAAATGGTGCTCTGTCAGATAGGAACAAAGCTGGGAAACAATTCGAACTTATTAGCTTTGATCGACTTTTGGACCTgccaatattattaaattaagctTCTAATCACCTGTTAAAGGAGAGAATATTAAGGGAGAAACAACATTGGCAAAGGAACCTATGCCTGAGATGCATCCTTGAGCCTTCCCCTGgtaaaaagaggaaaaagaattattagtaatcattatGAAAAACAGGACAGGAAAAAAGGCAGGAAACCGAGAAATTCCCTTGAATAAAGCAAATCAATATGCTTAAAAAGGGGGCACCATGCATCTTTGAAAAACAGGATAGGAAAAAAGGCAGGAAACCGAGAAATTCCCTTGAATAAGGCAAATCAATATGCTTAAAAAGGGGGCACCATGCATCTTAAATCGGCTTTCTACTTCTGCAGTCTGCAGaatatcttcttcttttctctttatttctcAGTTCTACTTGGAGATATTTTTCAATACAAATTATATGATCATTTTGTCTGTCAAAACATGTCTTTTAACGGACTGTTTGATCCAGACATACTATCAAACACAATCTTCCCACCAAAAACTTAAAGCCACTTTTCAAGAGTGCTACCTGCTCAGAGGCCCCAACTTGCTTCGACACAATGGTCCGCATCTgcaaatcattttaaaaaatatattcagaAAGTGAACTAATAAGAAATTCATGATGGAAAAAGTAAGAAACTCACACATGGTTGTGAAAATACAAACAAAATGGAGAGCATAGCAGCAGCATAAGGAACCTGTCAACTTTTGAAATGTTAGCAATCAAGGCGTAATACCATATAAAGAATAGACCACGAACAATCAATAAAATTGCTAAGGCCAGCTATGCTTTGAAAAAAGGTAAGTCctaaaaatggaagaaaaaagcTTGCTGTAGCTATATAAGTTTCAAAGGCATACCCAGGAGGACCACGCAATGCTGTAAAGAAACATCTGCATCACAGGGCAAAACTAGAATGATTACATTTGTTTATGTTTAAGAAGTTGATAGCGAAACTATGCAAAAGCATTTGAAATAACGTCAACAATACcattcaaaagaaaagaagaaggaaaCTTAGATCATTACAACATGAATAGATGATAAATTATATAGATTATAGACAACAAGGTACTTACATGTGCACATGTAAAAAAGAGCCCTATTGAAAGCAACCTCCCCTCTCCTAAAGCAGGAGCCAGTATGGGCATGAGAAGCAACTGCAATTTCAGTTCAGAAAATGAATGAGGATTATGCCGTGCAAAAGAAATTACCAGAAAGGTGTCACTAAATTTGAGACATAGCTGTGCAAATTATACCTGTGAAATTGTCCCAGCAATCCCAGAAATTACCATCAAGTCAGCAAATTGATTCTTATTAAAGTGAAATCTTGCTTTTAAATAGTACTGCAAAGGAAACAACAAAAGGGAAGAATCAAATTTCAACACCATGCACAACATAATACTCAATTTGCTTTATCAAGAAGCACTGCTGCAGTGAGACAAAAATGAATTTAaccttaatttaaaatattaaagatcaGTGCTGACACCTAAAACACTGAAAATGTATATGGTAAGGGATGTGTAATTTTTAAGAATGAGGGGAGTACCATTAACGAAGAATGCAGGCCAACTTCAGAAAGATTGATGAAAAATGCAACGACAGCAGCTCGTGACAGTGTAGCACTGTGAATAAACGTttatatgtaattatttaatatcaAAAGCAAATAAGCAACCTGAAAATGGAATTGAGTTACAGGGCAAACAAACATATAACTTTTCACTAGCATAAGATTTATCAATCCTTTGGATTCAGAAACAAAGATTGCTATCCATATAACCATGCCACTTGATGCTGATTAAAGATATCACCCAAAGTAAGTTGAGCTATACAGTCAGAAGAATTTGAAATTTTCGCTTCTAACGGTATCAATTGATCAAAATTACAACTCTTCAAAGCGTTGATAAAccataaaataaacaaataaaagtataaaCGCCCACTAACCTGCTCTTAAGCAAGCAAAGCATATCTTCCAAGGAAGGCATGGTTTTAAAAATCTGGACGCTCTTACTTGAATTCCCAGTCGCATCGGCCTTGATCTTTCCACTGGAGAGTATTGGGGTGGAAAGGTTCCCATCAACGATTGAATCCTGAAGGAAAATCCTCATGTATACTAAGGCCATTATTGCAACTGAGGTAGAAACCTAATAAAACAAATTGATTAGTTGATTATCCATAAAATCGAATATTTCAGCTGCTTTAATACGACAAAGCTATAAATCAAATAGTGAGAGAGACCTGGAAAGTGGAGGCAGTGGAGAGAAAACGAGTAGAGagtgttccacaaacaaacgcCGACGATCCGATGCCTGAGAGGATTCCAAACGCCGAAGCTCGCTGCCCTTCAGGAACATTGTCCGCCTGAAAATAATTTGAATACGATAAATAAAGGGGAAACAGAGTCGAGATTTGGAAGAGGATCGTCTTGGAGGGAAAATGGATTATCTTCGAGGCTAACGGCTTCTCCTCATGTCTGTGGGCCGGGCCTATTCTAATCCGGCCTACACATGGCCTAAAACATTATGCACCGGGCTTTTACCCGAACCCATAGACCTTAGTCCTTGACctaccttttttttaaaaaaaaatatctcaaATATGGAAATTCGTGTAGAGTTAGCTTACGAGTGAACTAATCTAACCTAATTGTATTCTTTCACATCATTCATTATTCGTGactaattatagaaagattcaaaaaaagaaaataattatagaaGTTTATTGCATAAGGATAATAATcaatgattttttctttttggcaTCTTTCATTATTACAATGTCATAAATtagatattttgaaaatttggaCTCTGATAGTGATAGCATATATTCGGATTaagcaaaatttttaattaaattaaatttatataaatttatactataaaataagtaaaattttatatatttaaattatatgtttGTATAGATtcgattaaaataattttttttcatgagtctaatttagaaaaatacatattggatttaaatttatatataagatattattatatgaatatatttgtataaatataaaatatgctATTGATATATATACattgtatttaattataatatttaaattattaaaaaaatatgtgcattattaattaaaatatatagaaatgaagaggttaaaatattatttgaaattaaaatgttaattGACAGGAGTTTGAATAAGataaaaataagatttattACCACATAGGCGAGAGAAAGGCAGTGGACACTTCCTTCGCAGACCATGGCAGTGAGAGTCCTGAGCACATAATATGCGTAGAAAAAGTACCTGCTTCTGCTGTATGCCAATGTGGCTGCAACCAGATATTTTATTACACAAACTTAACTTACTTCTACAATAATTAAACTTTgtacatttattattttaattatataattatatcaaTCAAAATGTTACTTATCTGAATGATTACCTAAGGGAATTATGGCAAGAGCCAATGGTACAGAAAGCAAAGCTTTTCTCCCATACTTGTCCGACAGATTTCCTACCAAAGGCATCATCACCAGTGTTCCCAGCCCTATGATCTGTGCACAAAATCAGACATCACCTTGCTTGCTTAAACACTAAACCAGAGCAAAGGAAAAGTAATTCAACAGAGGAAAACAGAGatgggatgatgatgatgataagtGGAAAATTGATGAGTACCACTTGCTGAATTCCACTGAGAAAGATGGCTAGAGAGCACTCAATTTGGCCAGGACAAAGTGCAGACATAGTAACATCAGTCATGGTTGGAATCACCATGAAAGTTGAGAAGTTAGAAAGAAAAATTGTGAAGAAGAGATGGCTTAACTTCTTCATAACTTATGATCTAGCTCTCTCTCTTTGTTGTCTTGCTTTTGCTTTAGTTTTCTCCTAGGAAGTGAAGGACGAAAGGAAtataaagaaacaaagaaaagccAAAGCAAAAGAGACAACTCGCCAGGAACCTCCATTTTCAACACATAACAGAAAAAGAACGTGGGTTTGTGTTtgggaaatgagtttttgtcaTTAATATCACTTCCCCTCTCGCAGTTGCCTAAAAATGGGAGTTAAGAGGTGTTgattaactcttttttttttttttttttttctcctatgCTGAAATCAAAAGTCTTATTTATGAGTGACATGAGTTTGACTTACGTCAGGCAGACGAGATCCATTATTCCATTCACATTGCTATATCAAATGacaaataaatagtaaaattaaaattttaaagtgggTGCCCCAGTCCGTCACTGGTTACATTATCAAATTACAGGATGCAAAGTTGCTAAGGGAAATATTTGTATTGGGCTAGGCTGAGTTCGTGTCGAGCCATGTACTGAATCCCAAGTTCATGCCCATGGCGTGGGGTGTGTGGCTGTTTGATCTGTGAAGGTTGCTTGGCAGCTTGTCCATGTTGTAAGGAAAGTAGGTTTGTCCATATTAATGCATGAGAAGTACAAAATGGTTGTATGGAGAAATTAAAGGGAAATTTCTTATGAATAGACACTGGAAGCTCTACTTGTGGGTCACTATAGTCCTGTACTCAGATCCCACTCATTTTTTTCAAGGGCATTCATTTAAATATGAGGGACTGTCGTTTGTAGGGCCGGAGAGTATTtcgataattaaattaattttaaaatttagtttgattttttatttaatttaattcggtttgatttttaattttaaaaatttcagttatttcgattcggtttgattctgatcagaaaaaatacaaaaaatcaaaccgaatcgattagtgataataatatgttattttcaataatatagagaaattaaattatattaagattaaaatattttaattaaattttaaaatattaaaaataaagtgtaaaaaataaaaaaattattaaaaatcgaaactgatcaaaccgaaccgaatcgaaccgaatcagaccggttcgattcgattcgatttctaaccaaaatcggttcggttcaattttcataaatactaaaatcttatttttcggtttattcagttcgattcgattttaaatcgaaccgaccgaatactcACCCCTTTTATAATAATCAGcaggttttttaattttaaatttaagattttaaatatcTGGTAcgtataaataaatttctttttacaACTTATATTTTGAGTTTCTTGTAGAATtgggggtatattatagtttttttAACTGAAAACTATATAAGAATTCGAATTTTGGTCttttttattatgtaaataacttattttttaaagaatttactttttaaaaattaatttaattaaattaaaaataaataaattattttccgtACAATAAAGACAGAAAAGGCTTTTACTTTGTAAAAAATcaggtaaaaataaataactaaataaaattttagcatTTTATCTGAAATTGAAATTCGTTAAACCCAACCAAGCAAATTCTTACTCCAGTACGTAAATAAAACAGAAGAGGAGGAAGGAACACATTGCATTTTACTCTGGACATGTTTCCTGGAAAGAGAAGACTAAGAAGCTTCCAACTTTGGGAAATTAAGACATGAAACATCTAATTTGCAGAGTTCTCCAAATCTAGACTCTAGATTTATCATCTAAACAAAGAAACAAGAACTACTAAAGCTAATTAAAGAACATGAAATTTGCAGATggagaaaataatattaatgctGGAAATTGAAAAGAGTAAAGAAAATaacagaaaacaaaaacaatgaGATTGCAGAACCATACCGCTTGttggaatcctgacaagtagaTGGCTAATGAACATTCATCTCTTCCAGGACAAATTGCAGCCATTGTAACATCTGTAATGGCAGGGATCACCATGAATGAAGAGATGTTATGCAGAAATATTGTCATAAACAGATGACCTAAACCAGACAGCTTTTCCATGTTGTCTCTCCTTGACAACAACTCTTTAAAagtaaaaagagaagaagagctAAAGAAATTAAGTTAACTATCCCAAACTTATAATAAAAGGGTCTACCAACTAGTACATAAAGGCTTATACATACTCTGCTATTTCTATATTTCACAATTATTTACAACCTTCTATATATATAGACTCGCATGCATTCTTTCTCATGTTACTGTGATTATGAGCTAAACAGATTgccaaaataattttattatcgatattttaaatgattgataaataattaataatacattttaaaatcacttttttaataatttagttattaaattttattttgatgagtggttaaatttcatattttattattatatttttattttttaagagggAAATAAgggtttcttttttaaaataaaataaaaaaaggtgaTGGGGACTTGGTGGAAGATGCGTTGCTTGCAAGTTCATGCAAGAAATTTCCCACCACAATTAAGGGTTGATTTTGGACTTGTGCAAAGTGTAATTACGCAACCAGGCGTGCAAGGTTAAGTTGGCCACCCTCAAGCAAAACGAAACCCCACTCGGTGAAGTTGCCAAAAGTAAATTAcaaggaaaaaaattaatataaactcAAATTCAcatgaaattatatttttgtatttatataaaattaattaaattattacctTTATCCTACAATATCCATCATTTAAGAGTTATACGCTCaaactaataattattaaatgtactcacatataattttttaaaagcatGAATTCAAATAATAATTCATGACTTGACGTATTAGAATTGGTAGGcccattaaaatttgaaattaggCTTTTTCAACCTAATGGGCTTACGTTAGAGATTCGGGCTTTTGATATTACCGTTTAGCCCATCGGTCAACAACATTAATTACATCAGCAAATggttttcttaaaattaaatttggatTGGTAATAATTAGTCTaacttaaaatcaaaattaacaaaaatttatttaactaaaaccAATTAAACTGTTCAactaaaattcatattttaaaaatttaaaaaaaattgttgaatttatcaaataatcaaattgaaattgaaaatagcTTTGCCAATCTTTTTCAGGGGAAAAAAATATCTCCTTTGAAAAGCTTATCAAAGTTTAGGCTAGTAGAAATAAGAAGAAGAGATTATTACTATTAGATTCctcaattttttagaaaatttacttgtttattcttattttctcatttaattaaaatatttttatattttataaaattaatttttttagattttttggtaaagaaattattattcatGTTGATTTTTTATGCTATTTAGTCactctaattttaattataaagtaattaaattaatacaattttaaatatctatacaatttaatttaaagattaaaataaatcactaaaaaattataaaatataaataaattgaataacacaattatctaaaaaaatttattgactaTTTAACCActgataatttgaaaaaaaagagTGAAATAGTTGacataattaatttcaaatttgaattaatgaattttttaaatctgAGGACGTGTCTTCCTCAGACACAGAGTACACTCATGGAAGACGTGAGAATCCGAAAAGTGTTGGCCATTTTGGCGAACTTGCTTGTCACCCTAAAACGCTGGCCTTTACAATAGAAAGCTGGAGTTGCTTTTTCTTACAGCCACAGCCTTTGTGGTTTAGTGTGTTCCTCTGTTTATACTTAATTTATATAACATAAGAAAACTTATTGATTGatatctctattttaaaaaatatattaaaatattttaatattttaaaaaaatataaattaatttttctattaatttttatcgttaaaatttttatttctctaatttttaaaatatataaattaactaataaatttaaatagcaaAAATAATGCATACATAGTAGATTCCACAAAAGCATTTTGGATTCTTACCGACGAAAGAGGGACAACCGGACAACACTTTCAAACAAACGTTAATCGCTTTATAGAAAGTTAATATATCTGAGTGcacatatatttattaataaataaaattataatatattttacacttgttatataatatttttaatataaaaagaactaatttcttacatttaaattatatattcacattataaaatgattaatataaatatacgaGTAAAAAGTATCTATCTCAAattataaactaattaaatctaaataataataatacaataattgaaaattagtttttattttgttatttataaGCATTATGCTAATATAGTAGTTTGACAAAATCTTTTACTGTATtactcttaaaattttaatttataaatatttaaaatattatgtcAAACACTTGGAAATTTTATTatagggtgagcattcggtaggttcggtttaaaatcgaaccgaatctaataaatcgaaaattgaaattttagtgtttataaaaaccgaattgattttggtcagaaaccgaatcaaactgaaacggtctgattcagttcaattcggttcggtttgatcggtttcgatttttaataatttttttattttttacactttatttttaatattttaaaatttaattaaaatattttaattttaatatgatttaatttctctgtattattgaaaaaatatattattatccctaatagatttggtttgatttttttgatttttttctgaccaaaatcgaaccgaactgaactaaccgaaatttctgaaattaaaaattaaaccaaatcgaaatgtataaaaaaccgaatcaaatttttaaatcaattcgattcgatcgatttttttaatttgaatcaaatactgctcacttctaaatattatatttataaatttaaatatttaaataaatataaaaaatctcaaattatattttttaattctcgattaaaaaaaaaatacttgagCATATTCTTTAATGAGAATATTGGCTATAAATAAAGTGAAGactaataaagatgatttggaGATCCAAAGGTTCAAAAGAAGCAAAATGAAAGCTGCATCCCAAAAGAAGCTTCCATGTTAGTGCCACTTTTTTCGCAAATTACAAAGAATTgatattttttagaatttaatttataatatttgaatttgGTGAAGTTATATATTTTGTACTTTCAATTAGGgtcataaatatatattaatcgtTTATACTAAaagtaaattaaactaaatttcttaatttgaaattttgataaCCATTTAGCATAAATAAATGTAGGAGCACAACAACCTAAACtcatattaaaattcaattaaattaatatttattttaaatcatatgaaaagtatatatatattataaatcatttgctattttttattttttgtacgGTTACGTGTATTATTTTGCATGGCTTCTACTGCAATCACTCTTTGATTAAAAAGATTGAATTTTTATGCAAAATTTACTCTCATATTTCCATTCACTACACAACAAAaagattgatttttatggtaaaataacaaacataaaaagcatggaattaaaaattaagatctTTTTTCGCACGACAAAAACATagtacaaataaataaataaaatacctAGCCAAAATAATAAACGAGAAGAACGAGAATAAtagaattaataattataatattgaaGCCTGGACGGCAAAACTCGAAGCCAAATCAATTTATTGTtgttctctatatatatatattaaatatcaatttaatattttaatatttaaaaatatattaataataatgtaattaaaacatttattaacagttgaaatattttttgaCATAAAATGtgaatttaatttgaataaaaaaataaatattaaataataaaaaaataaatttgatggGCCTCAATCCACCCAAAATAAATCTTGCTCTTAATGATAAATATGATGAGAATGGTTGAATCTATACGGTAAATCACTTGTATTTTTGTTTTGTGAGGACAGATGTAGAAGAAGGTGAATTACGTTTACATGGCCCTCCTGATGACTAATTTGTCTGACTTAACTGACCTGTAGACTTATTGATTTGATGACCCATCAATTTATGAATTGACCTATTCGAAAATCAACATGTGGACGACCTAATGACCAGTCTTATGACTAAATGATCTGTCACACTGCTTGATCGATCAATTGTCCTTATTGTCGACCTGCCGACCTTTTGGTATTTTCCCTGACATGACGACCTGTTGAGCACACATCTTGATGACTTGAAGACCTGACGTTCGACCTGTTGAGCACACAACTTGATTACTTGAAGACCTGACGTTCGACCTGTTAATCATGGGTCTTAAAGATTCGCTTGTCAATCTATTAAACGTTCAACTTTATACCTGCCTTTAAAATAGaacaaaataaaacaaaacaaactaaactataaatataaaaagaaggTTTTGGTTGAAAAGATTTAATTAGAAGCAAAAGTAAACTAataaagaataattaattaaagagaTTAATCAGAGTAAGAAAACATATAGTTTTGAGAATATCTCGACGTGAATTCTCTGGATTGATCATAGACTAAAGGatgtctgtaacgacccgaaaatcgaaccgctaccggcgctaggatccaggtcggcttaaggccgccgggacccgtagcaagccaaacattcgtcctgtgaacctgattaatcccatacatgatcaacaacagacataaaaatttgaacttttctttccattcattcattctttcattctttcaccaaactcaacctgtgcatacactagacataaccataatcattaaccccactttggagtcctcatcaatgctccaaagGGGTAACATCACATACATTGAGTTtagttacataagcatcattaaaatcatgtactcagagggattaacaacatactagggtcaagcacaactatgaaCCTCAATAgacctcattacattacatttttatactatacatttacatgactgtactcaacataacataacatcatttatcatgtccacactagctattacatgaccatgactttattactcttgcggacctcctggtctaccctgtacctgcaaacctgggggttaagggagaggggtgagctactagagcccagtgagcagaataataaaacatagtatttaaaacatatgatatcatggaatgcatcacatcataaacatttcacatcaaggatgaacttatcaccacttagccctccatacagtctaatcatgccaggggcgtagtgcaggcacacctggacttccatagcataacatacatatccattcatgccgggggcgtagtgcaggctcactCAGACTTCCATAGTCTATCATGTCTcaccatataagggctaatggatcattcaacattcatccacatcaacaacataaagtGTAATGcgatatattcgtgaattctaatgcaagcaccctaatatatctcatggcattcatgatgcgtgaatcatgttaaaacgttcattatttactttgaaatcatagagagttattccactcacctctggctagctctgactgtaatacccggctagactccggtatcggaattcctaccgtccggtggaatctcggatgtcggaagcctctagtagggtagaatcatgttttcataaaatgttttaaggtatttcatggttttaagtaaaatgaaaatgagtttttgcataaaaacaaccttggagaaaaactcaggttcggccgccgaacctcaacttcggccgccaaacatgcatgcctttgggagcgcctttaggcccccgaaagcacaagtgaggaaagtccaggttcggccgccgaacctcaagttcggccgccgaacatggcatgcatgcggaggcacattcggcccccgaacgtggcctggccagccattataaaagggtcccttagccgaaaacgggcgagcttttccccattttcggccaaggtgagcttttcgccgcccctcaccgatctttgatgattttcctctagatctttcaagtttttcacttgttttaacttcgttttgaagatttgagcttttgagcaaagttttggagctttgaggttcaagaactcgaatatcttccaactccaagttagatcgcctccaccctcgatcttcaagaggtaagagtcgatctctagcttactttatgttttaagtaagttttatgaagttcatgggggtagaatgcatgtttaggtcatagttatgtttatgggtttttggtgtgatttttgaacaatgtgagttgcttgtgtgttgtagttggggtttttgatggtttgatgcccctaggaacttgtatgtttgcttgtgtatgtttgggaatgttgtagaataggtttatgcatgtttggatgagattggaggcacaaatgcataagggagctgagtttctgccattctgggagaaaccaggttcggcagccgaaggaactttcggccgccgaaggtgccgccgaacctgcctgactttcggctctggagggactttcggccgccgaacctgccgccgaaagtgccctgttcagccatttcttgcatgtttttctatgattattccatgatgttttagggggtttttggggaatagtttagagttatgttcatgtatgtttggtccctcatttgagtccacctgtgtaggttcggacccgaggaaccgaggaccccagcagtgagtctgttgccccagtgtctagtcagagctatccagaggtgagtggaataacttattatgttttaaagcaaagaatgaacttttcagcatgtttcacgcatcatgaatgccatgtgatgaattaggttgcttgcattagaattcacgaatatgttgcattgcatatttttatgttgatgtggatgaatgttggatgatccatagccctcgatctatgatatgacgatgtgatatgtacggtacggaatgtaagaccagtgggacccattctacgttcgctggcactatgtaagggaaagaccaggacccattctacgttctggcacagttggacactgttatgttatgatatgtaagggaaagaccaggacccattctacgtt
The sequence above is a segment of the Manihot esculenta cultivar AM560-2 chromosome 5, M.esculenta_v8, whole genome shotgun sequence genome. Coding sequences within it:
- the LOC110614758 gene encoding tetracycline resistance protein, class G isoform X1; the protein is MEKLSGLGHLFMTIFLHNISSFMVIPAITDVTMAAICPGRDECSLAIYLSGFQQAIIGLGTLVMMPLVGNLSDKYGRKALLSVPLALAIIPLATLAYSRSRYFFYAYYVLRTLTAMVCEGSVHCLSLAYVADNVPEGQRASAFGILSGIGSSAFVCGTLSTRFLSTASTFQVSTSVAIMALVYMRIFLQDSIVDGNLSTPILSSGKIKADATGNSSKSVQIFKTMPSLEDMLCLLKSSATLSRAAVVAFFINLSEVGLHSSLMYYLKARFHFNKNQFADLMVISGIAGTISQLLLMPILAPALGEGRLLSIGLFFTCAHMFLYSIAWSSWVPYAAAMLSILFVFSQPCMRTIVSKQVGASEQGKAQGCISGIGSFANVVSPLIFSPLTALFLSDRAPFHFPGFSIMCVGFTSMIALIQSTIIRVAPPISNERISNNNYVDA
- the LOC110614758 gene encoding tetracycline resistance protein, class G isoform X2 → MKKLSHLFFTIFLSNFSTFMVIPTMTDVTMSALCPGQIECSLAIFLSGIQQVIIGLGTLVMMPLVGNLSDKYGRKALLSVPLALAIIPLATLAYSRSRYFFYAYYVLRTLTAMVCEGSVHCLSLAYVADNVPEGQRASAFGILSGIGSSAFVCGTLSTRFLSTASTFQVSTSVAIMALVYMRIFLQDSIVDGNLSTPILSSGKIKADATGNSSKSVQIFKTMPSLEDMLCLLKSSATLSRAAVVAFFINLSEVGLHSSLMYYLKARFHFNKNQFADLMVISGIAGTISQLLLMPILAPALGEGRLLSIGLFFTCAHMFLYSIAWSSWVPYAAAMLSILFVFSQPCMRTIVSKQVGASEQGKAQGCISGIGSFANVVSPLIFSPLTALFLSDRAPFHFPGFSIMCVGFTSMIALIQSTIIRVAPPISNERISNNNYVDA